Below is a window of Brassica napus cultivar Da-Ae chromosome A5, Da-Ae, whole genome shotgun sequence DNA.
GTTTCAGCTTAACCAGTGTGCTGCACTTTGGAGAGAGCTGGTAGCTGACACCACTTGTTAGGTCGAGGTCAGAGACACCACGAGCTAACGCATTGCTGATCCAACCATCCACACGAGCTGTGTCATCCACGGTAGGGCACTTGAGGGAGAGTTTCTTTAGTGGAGAGCCCTGCAACGTCAAAACTCTATCCACAAAGTGTGTGAAGCTCTGTATGATTTCTCGCCTGTAGAGTTTACCATATTGGGGATGGAGGAACACAGGGTGGTCGTCGATGGTGAGAGAAGGGACGAATGCAAGAAGGTTGCGCCACCTCTTGGCGAGAATGGATGTCAAAGCAGCTTCCTTTGTGGTGAGGAAAGAGAGTATGTGACAAAGAACCTCGTCTGGTAGATTGCTAACACCATCCATCTCTTCTCTGCCTGCAACACACACGAAACAAAAGAAAGTAGATAAAGCTGAAAGCTTTTTAGTCGGAAGATAACAGTTTATTCAAGTAAAGCATGAAAAATGTAACAGAGGGAACCAAAGAGGAaagtttgaatcaactcaatgTATGAtcatataaatgaaaaatgtgtcttttatttatttttgtcttcaATGAATAAGCCAACAACAAAATCAGTTTACAGAATCATAAGTTCAAACAACTAGTCAGAGACGAGCATAAACATAAAGATCAAACATAAGAACAACAAGAACTCAGTGAGACTACAAGCATAAACATAGGGGCTGAACATAAACATAAAAACTACAAGAACTCAGTGAGACTACAAGCAATCAAGCATCCTCAGCTCTTTAAGTTACATGACGTAAGATACAAAACAAAGAAAGGGACTAATACATTCACGAGTAATTCACAAGAAGTCACTGAACAAACCCACAAACAAGCTAAAATTTTACCTGTCTTCCAGCAGCTCTACTTCCAAAAACAGCTTAAGTTCTGGGAGTGGTTGCCTTGTTAGATGCTTCTCTAATTTCTCCAACCTACAAAACCCATTTTCCAAATTAAACAATTGAAGATAACAAAGctataaaataaagtttctaGCATAAGAGTTAAAATATTGGACGCGGGCTGGGCTAACCCTACAGCAGATGAGATATAAAAGTGCTTAACCGCTCGGTTTCTAAGCGGAGATATGaagcaaaagcaaaagaaaTGTTACTGAAGAAGACAGGCAAGGCAAAAGCTGAGTCGAGTCCAGCTAGTAGTAGTCTAGTGTGAATAATATGAAACTAAATTAACGTAGTCCACAGTCGCTGGTTGTAcgcaaaaacaaataaaaaaaaggtttcTTGAATGGTTTTAATTTATTGTCCTCAGTTGGTTTTGGTTTGGACCGGTTTACAACCTATAACGTTGGAAAGGAGATCAGTTACCAAATCCCAGAGACCCAGGAAGAAAATTTTACAATTTGAACAGTtagcaaatcaaaaaaaaaaaaaaatgaactcaTTTGATCATTTGATTCAGTTATAACAAATGAACAagattcttctttttcttaagAGATCAATGCAACAACTTGGGAGATTTGTGTTCAGTGACAGCTAGTTGACCCGCGAATAGGAGGCTTGTTGGCCATGACTTGAACCCCTGAATCTCTGGAATAGTGAACCAAAGCAGCTCTGCAAGATGAAGAGAAAGAGTAAAACTTATTGCATGTGATTCTTAGATTTAAACACAACAAGTAGAGTATATAGAAAAACAGAACAACACCTGTATTCTGTGAGGTACAGTGACCCAGAAATCAGAATTTGGGATTACCTGTATTAATAAGGTATCAATCAGTACATGAGAAAAATCTCACAAAATATGTAAGGGAGTTAGTGAAAACATACTTCTATGCCACGAATTCCAAGGGAGAAATAGCGATATAATGAACCTCCCAGCAGATAAGCTCCGAATAAACATAAGATActgaagaaaagaagagaacaaTTACATTAAGTTCCTAAACATATTCCAATAGCCAATCctgtataagaaaaaaatgatgtaCTCACATGATTAGTAAGGTACTAAACAAGCCCCATCCACTACCATGGCCTGATATAGCTACTGCACAGCCTGAAGGATGTCGCATCTCAGTAGCCTGCCAGTGAATCAAGTTCCCAAATTTTAGTTgtatgaatgaatgaatgagaGAAACAAGATAATATCTTAATTAAACAGCTCTAGCGTCAAAAGTTAAGCCAGACAGAAACCAAAGTCTTAACTACTTGTTATGCCATTactttcttaaataatatttttgtttttactccTACATACTCTACAGCTCACTGTCTCTGACAATGCAGAATAAGCTTCGGATGGTAATTTTACAGCTATTGGAAAAAGAGCAAGTTGATGAGTTACTGGACACTCACGTAATCACAGGTACCAGATTTCGTTAGAGTGAGTGGTCCCTGAGAAATAGAAAAAGGCGAATAAGGTATTACTTATAAGGTACTAGAAACTGTTAGAACCAAAGTCAAGGAAAACGTCTGATATACAACTCCTTACATCAACTTTATTTTTCTGGCAGATAACAGAAACTGAAAGTGAGCAATTTGGGTTACTACTTCCAGCTAACATCTTAACAATGATGCCTTTGCCAGGATCCTCTTTATCTACAGTTTTCAACACAAAATTCTCTGAGACAGTATtgggagaaaaaaaacaataaaaagctTCGTCCCAACTAGGAACGCACGCAATGCCATGATTCCATCAGTACTAGCGAAGCGACTAGAGAAAAAATAGTctataacatatattaaaaccttaccaataACATCAACTTTTGAGCTTGAGGCATGCCCAAGAGAAGTGCAAACATCATATCCTGCCAACGATAAGAGCAGAAAATCAAAGGAATCGTATTGTAATTTGTATGCAATATCTGCACCTTATAAATATTCAACTCGGCCTCATAAGATACATTAGAATCACAAGATGTAGTTTTTACCTCTTACATTTTCTGACAGGAGTGCACTACACGATGTCCCACAGTGTGATGGACCTCCGCAATCCTAAGTGAAGAAAAGGAAAGTCGTAGAGACTGATTAAAATTTCCAAATCCAGAAATAAAAACTccctctctttttcttcttgaaaGATTAATCAAAACAGTGGGAATTGATACAAAAAATCTTACTTGGCAACCAACACATCGAGGAGGGTCGTGATTGAAAATAAGCAAGTCACAAAGCTGCTCCACAATAACAAAGGTAACAATCATAAATCACACTGGTCTAGTGTAAAACACAAAGGGCAGTATAACAACCACCTAAAGTGAAAAGACTTTCCTAAACAAAATCTTATGCTCTTTCTTCTTTAACTAGCTACAGCATGCACGAAAAGCAAGATACACATACAAAGTGTAAACCTGATGTAGAGGACAACCTGAAACCAAAGCACGGTACTGTTCGCTTCCACTCTATAAAACCTGAAACATCAATCCAATCACACTTGCGTTTAGTATAAGCACAAGATCGAAAAGAATGTTAAAAACTGAAACTTTATGGAATTTGAAGAGTACCCATCTTCGCTGAGAGCACCGTGAGGGTGATTCTTAACCGAAGAAGCTAAATTGAAATCGAAGACCTTGTTGCGTCGATTGAATCTGAACTCGCATTGAGAGTTAGCTCCGAAGGGGATAAGGACGAGAGCGATGAGGAGAATCTTTGGGATCCAGAGCGTCTCCGCCATGTCCGTGGATCTcgacggagaagaagaagaagagatgattgCTCGTCACGGTTGCAGTCCCGGTCGCTCTTCTTCGATTTACATCAGCCGTTGATTCAGATTTTCACTTGCACCCCTCAACTATGTACTTCTTACGAATCAGCACCGTAACTTTTGTGTCTTTCAGTTAAGGTCtctcgattttttttattatttgaaagcCTGGATGGTTTTATCATATGGGCTTATATTGATGACAACCATACCCTTGAACGGCCTAGTTAAAACTCAGCCGAAGAAACTGGTCCATTAGGAGTGGCATCTCGctaaaattctcaaaatatattagtataaacTCCTTAATAAATTagtacttaaatatttataaaaaaactaataaacatttcaatttctatatatttttttatattgatcTAATGATCTTGTACTTTGTTATAAAATGTTCCTAATATCAATATATtgatttgtcaaaaaaataaattagtactTAATAGTATAtgtcaaaatcatcaaattctTAGACTAAGTatcttaaatgaaaaaaattgatataatattttcataacttAAAATACCCACAGTTAAACATGAATATTTCCATTAAAATGCTTTTATGGTCTTTTTTCCCATTAAAACTGAATTCCATTGATATAGCAATGAACATTACATTAGCATAACAAATCATAACTTCTTATTACACGGTTTATCAACTCATCTTATCACCATAAAAATTCAGTTAAAAACAAACACGGCAGGAAAGTACAAATACTGCACTAGAGTGGTGAAAACGAGTTGGTCAGCCACTCCGTTATGAGGTATATACGGCGGCGACGCAATATGATCACATAGTGGTCGGCCGCTTCCACATGTCGACTTGACTCCGTTGAAATGATTTATGGTCTAACATCAGATTTTTTGCTGTCTtagaaacatttaatatttttttaaataatttaatagttaTAAAAGTTAGTGAAAATTATCCAAACAAAACGAACCAGACTGTAACCAAAATAATCAAATTGTTACCAGTTTCCACTgatttctttattattaaaccaaaatgaaatctatttaaaattcttaacttttaaaaattatatctgaattatgttaaaaataaataaattatatctgaattatgttaaaaataaataaacaagaagaagattgaAGTTGCCAGGTGAACTTTTAAGTATTTATACTTTGATACAATATATTTGATATCAAAATATACTACCAAAATCATGGATTACATCATGGAAGAGGTGACAACACAAATCATAAGGCATAATCTCTTTGTTGTATGACGATATTCTTATAATCGTTGAAAAATAGTCTTTCCAATGTTTATTTCTTACGGTAGAATCAACAAATTGGATTctgaaccaaaaaatatatttatatttaaattggAATAAAATTAAGAATTAGTGTTTATAATGCGACAAAACTTTAAAATTCGCAAGAAAGATTAATAGAGTTGATACTCTAATAATAAAGAATTCTCAAAGAGAATCATCAGCTATTTCATGTGTTATATTATTTTCCACATTAGTATAACcaagttatttttttgtattttcataatTCTGTACGTATTTGTATAATTTGATTACaatctaattaataaattttagttgtcaaaagtaaaaaaaaaaaccgaaaatCTGCAGGCCTATtgataaccaaacaaaaaatctgATCCAAACTTAATAACATGGGCCGTCAAACTTTTGGCCCAGTTAAAACCTAATGACTTCCCCTAATTCTCCAAACGTCGCCGTTTTCACAAAATTTccgttttatatttttcttcctCACTCGTCTCTCTGTTCCCTGAACTATATCCCAAACAATCTGCCAGATCACTCCGTCGcttaaaaaccctaaaaatctCTCCGCCGTCTATCCAAATTCGCTTAACCATGGCGACACCGAATCTAGAGTGCCGCATGTACGAAGCCAAGTACCCGGAGGTAGACATGGCGGTGATGATCCAGGTCAAATCCATCGCCGACATGGGAGCCTACGTGTCGCTCCTCGAGTACAACAACACCGAAGGCATGATCCTCTTCTCCGAGCTCTCCCGCCGCCGGATCCGGAGCGTCAGCAGCTTGATCAAGGTCGGGAAAATCGAGCCCGTCATGGTCCTGCGTGTCGACAAGGAGAGGGGGTACATTGATCTGAGCAAACGTAGGGTTAGCGAGGAGGATATTCAGACTTGTGAAGAGAGGTATAACAAGAGCAAGCTCGTTCATTCTATCATGCGCCATGTTGCTGAGACGCTTTCTCTTGACTTGGAGGTACATAAAGATTGAATCTTTAGTGATATTGATTATGCAACTTCGGTATATAGTGTAAAGTAGCTACCTTTGTGTGGTGATGCTGAGACTTGAAACTGTTATGCTGTGTAAAGTAGTTACCTTTGTGGGCTTGAGACTGTTATATAGTGTAAAGGAGCTACCTTTGTGTGGTGATGTTAAGGCTTGAAACTGTTATATAGTAGCTACCTTTGTGTAATTCTGAGGCTTGAAACTGTTATATAGTGGAAAGTAGCTACCTTTGTGGGGTGATGCTGAGACTTGAAACTGTTATATTGTGTAAAGTAGCTACGTTTGTGTGGTGAATGGTGATAATTTGATTGTGCAAGTTATGCATCTAAGGTACCTTTGTGTGGTGATGCTGAGACTTGAAACTGTTATACTGTGTAAAGTAGTTACCTCTGTGGGCTTGAGACCGTTATAGTGTTATATAGTGTAAACTAGCTACTTTGTGTGGTGATGTTGAGGCTTGGAACTGTTATATAGTAGCTACCTTTGTGTGGTGATTCTGAGGCTTGGAACTGTTATATAGTAGCTACCTTTGTGTGGTGATTCTGAGGCTTGAAACTGTTATATAGTGTAAAGGAGCTACCATTGTGTGGTGATGCCGAGTCTTTTAACTGTTGTGTAGCCTATAGTAGCTACCTTTGTGGTGATGCTGAGGCTTGAGACTGTTATATTGTGTGAAGGAGCGACCTTTGTTTTGTGATACTGAGACTTGAAACTGTTATATGTTATAGTGATTAGAATCTCTTCATATGCAGCTATCATAGTTTGCTGTTGTCATGTTTGATTGTACATTGATTTGAGTTTTGCTATGGCAGGACTTGTATGTGAACATTGGTTGGCCTTTGTACCGAAAGTATGGGCATGCTTTTGAGGTAAGACTTTGTGAATAGAGCTCCATTGTATACGTGTAGATATTTATGACTaaagtttgtttttgtttatgttcAGGCATTCAAGGTCTTAGTGACTGATCCTGATTCAGTGTTGGGTTCCCTCACCCGTGAGATCAAAGAAGTTGGGCTTGATGGGCAGGAGGTATAGTTTGGTTCTATGGTTTTCTTTTAGCTGTTGGTACAAACTTCCTTGGGTGCTTGTCTTAGGAGACTTCTCTTTGTAGGTTACTAGAGTTGTACCTGCTGTTACGGAAGAAGTGAAAGAAGCACTTGTGAAGAACATTAGGAGGAGAATGACTCCACAACCAATGAAAATCCGTGCTGATATCGAATTGAAATGTTTTCAGTTTGACGGAGTTGTTCACATCAAGGTCGTAAAACCCGTATTGGATCATTTATAACATATCAATGATCTCATTATGGTTGTCTCACACATACTTGCTATTTCAGGAGGCCATGAGAAAGGCTGAAGCTGCTGGAAACGACGACTGTCCTGTTAAGATTAAATTGGTTGCTCCACCTCTGTATGTCCTTACGACTCATACTCTTGACAAGGTTAGTCAATCTTCGGTCTTGAACATGATTAGCCATTTATCCTCTCCTTGTTATTAAGAGGTTATCTGCTTAAGAAAACGCAGTCAGATGCTCATGTTGTCCCAGAGCATGTCATTGCAACTCAATAAAGCAATTATGTCTTTGTGTAAATGCttatggttttgtcccattgttCCTAATCGTTTCAGACTCTCTATAACAATAATTAACAGGACCAAGGGATTAAAATTCTAGACGAGGCCATAGTAGCTTGCACTGAGACAATTGAGAAACACAAAGGCAAGCTTGTCGTTAAGGAGGCACCTAGAGCCGTGAGTATCTTCTTCTTTACTGTTGAACCATCCCAAGTTGCATGTTACAAGAACTAGCTCTCCTTTATTTGTAgaggtttaatatttttttaatctatgttaTGACAGGTGAGTGAAAGAGATGATAAGATGCTGACAGAACACATGGCTAAGCTAAGAATGGACAATGAAGAAATTAGCGGCGATGAAGAGagtggagaggaagaagaggacaCAGGGATGGGCGACGTTGATATCGACGGTGGCGCCGGAATCATTGAGTAGGGATTTGCCTGGTTTTCCAACTAATTTTCTTTCTATTTGTTGTTCTGACAGTCTTGAGTATATTTTGCTTTAAAAGTAGAAAAAACATCCGAGAGTTACCCGCTTGAGGGGGTTACATATCAATCATTTACATTCATGACAATTTTATAAAGATTGATTTATTTTTGCATTGGAACATATGACCTTTGAAATTATTGTAATTGTGGCCTAAATCCGATTTTTTCATATGCTGTAAGCATGGGTGAAATTAAAGTGGATGGTTTAGTTTAGTGTTGAAAGTAAACCATGGACTGAGATCCGTTTTCAGGGGCTGAGATTCCAAGGTTAAAGCTGGCCATCTCAAGTGTATTATAGAAGAAGTTATATTAGTTCTATAATTTGAGTAATTGCATGATCTTAGGCTATTGAAACATTTCTTCAATTGTTAATGattatattagattttgatcgtggatgtttgttttcacttttctataaataaattattgttttagaacataagtggtatatattttaacgttaatcatatacttaaatgtttatataattatttcaaatacaataatttaataatttacatgttataattaaccTATTGTTTAAAACCGTAtgtatttgtcatgttttattatatagttatcttattgtatttgcatttagttattaagcaaattaatatattcatgagaaaatatatttgaaaattattttatatttaatttttgctAAATTATGATCCGTCTTTCAAAGCTAGATTTTTTTACCactatttttatgcttattcattttagataatatattattgtatatacaaaagtctaagatataatttttagacatgtattatatagtttgctaattttaaaataaatagtttatatttttatgtgacaaaaaatattttatatgtatgaaaataaaatttataaatttataaatttatcaattgaatatacttttatcatatttattttagtataataatttgtattttaacatgatcatgactacaaagtagataaaatatgatataatttatttattttttattatataaacgaTAAATTAAAATACGTTaagttattgttaaaatatttttacaaagatttataataatttttaaaatataatatataaatatatgctatatttaaaatgaaaagatattatgattaaagtagttacaaagatttaatattattagctttaaagaaatatatgttaacttttatacatgtattatatagtttgctaatgttaacTCATCTTACAAACGTAttagattttctttttgaacacaaatattttatacttacgaaaataaaatatataaaatatataaatttaaaattttaataaaattttattatatttatctcaatataataattttcttttaatatgattggttatgattatataatagataaaatatcatagatttttttttatttttcattttataaatgataactgaatatattaatgtataataatatttcaaactaattatgcaattagtgaaaatatttaaatataattttgaaaaaatgaaaatcttgtaaaaatcttttaaaacagatttgttagaattttaaatatatttatatttaaaatgaaaagatatcaaaagatattatatttaaagtattttaaatattctatgtattattattcttaataaaatacatttaataagatttctaaGTGATGagccaaattaaaaaaatcacacatgaaataagtcatgacttctattttaatatataagatattgaaAAGTTCAAGCATTTGAGTATATCTTCAGTTTAACTATGGAAGTTTAGTTTAGTCATGCACTAAGACCAGCTGCAACGCGGGATATTAGCTATTTCTTAGCGCTAATTcttatgcattaaaaataaaataataattaaacttgACGTTACGCTGAGGTTGAATCCTTAGTGAAGGATTTATTTGTGGTTGATCCTTGATGCGCTGGCAACGTCTGATTGGATCGGGAAAGGGATGTGTTTTGTGAGGGGAAGAGAAGCCGAAGCCATCAAAAGATTTCGAGTTTCTGAGCTGTATGATGCAGCCGGTAACAGCCGAATCAGATCCACAGTACATCGGAATCCGCCGAATTCTTCTCCCCCGGAAGTCCGAATCCGGCGCCATCTCTCGTCGCTATgtgagctctctctctctctctctctctctttaaccTCTCACTTCAAACCGTTGAGCTTGCTATCTGATTGTTGTTTCGTTGAAGGATTTGAGATGCAATGGCAAAGGATATGTAACGAATCTCgcttctctccttcttcttcttcctcctcttttgCGTGTAGTCTATCTCTTCCTCTGAAACTCTGTTTTTCCTCCGATCAAACTCCAGCGGTGAAATCTTCAGGCTTTCCTTTCTACAGTCCAAGCCCTTTGCCTAGCCTATTCAAACCCTCGGCGGCGAGCGCGAGCTCAACGCCTCTCCGCATCTTCAAGAGACCTTTCCCCCCTCCTTCCCCTGCTAAGCACATACGCGCTTTCCTCGCGCGTTGCAACGGCTCCACCAACAAGCCCAACAAGGTCACGATCCCAGGGAACAGTGGTCGATGGTTACCTTCACCAGGTCCACTCTCCCATCAGTTTGAAGCAGAGAGCTTCAGTTCTAGTAGAGTAAGTAGACTTGCTTGCAATATTCAGTTTCTTGTAACTATAGAGTAAGTAGAGtaagtaaacttttttttttattcattcataGGATTTACGGAGTGCTAATCAGGTTTCGAGCCGGAGATTGAGTTTTAGCTCGAGTTTCAGTGATGGTGATCATTCCTTTCgccgtggtggtggtggttttgAACATGCTTATTCTTTCGTGGGAATGCATTGCATCTTCGACCAATGCAAATCTTCTGGTATTTTCTTACATCTTCTTTTGGATTTAATCGACTTAGTTTGTGATTTTCCTTCACTCTTGTGTAGTTACTGTTCTGAAGTTTGGCCATATGAGTTCTGATCTACTTGCATATGGAGCATCAGATGGGACCTTAACTGTTTGTAGTCTCTCGCAAGAGCCTTCTGTCCTCAAGCAGTTGACAGGCCACTCAAAAGATGTCACATGTTCGATTCACTCGTATTGTTtccttttgtcttttttttttcctgtatCTTGGGTAAACACCTGCCTGCTTCTTTGAATTCATGGCTTGTTTTGAGTTGGAAATTGTAAAGAAATTATATGTAATAGATAGATCAGCTATGGATTCCATATTGAGTAACACCATTGGACATACATTTTAGAGTCAAATCCTTAACTatttaaaaagcaaaaaaaaatctattatattcCTAAGGACTCCAATGGTGGGTAACACCATTGGAGTTGCTCTAACCCCCTTTGACTTTTGAGTGTATCTCCAGTTTAACTAAGGAAGTTTctatgaaaagaaatgaaagattTGTTTACAGTCTCATAGATTCAAAGTTTAGGACTGTAAATGGTaaccatgaaataaaattattggaataaaatgaaattggttaaaaagaaaatatattcattCCATATATTCcaaatcaaaattgtagagaaatatttaagaatgtttttaattttttttatttttggaatggTTTTGGAGTCGATGAAATAGGTATTTTATTCCATTCAAAGTATACGATAAAAAgttatgaaaattaataaaataaatcgtTTCACATCATTTTATTCTCAAATTTAACAATTAAGTTGCAACTTTAGGTTTATGAACAAACTTACTTGTATTACCAAGAGAAGAAGTTATATTGATTCACATGAAATAAGTAGGATCTTATGCTATAGGAACATTACTTTAGTTGATCTTTCTTTTATGTGCAGATATGCTATTAAAATGTTCCTAACCCCAAAGCTTGTTGAGTAAAAGAACTATAAAGGTTGTATTGGATGTTGGTTGTGGTGTTGCTAGCTTTGGCTGGTTTTTATTAGACAAAGATGTCActatgttgttaaaaaaaaatgaagctcacattcaatttttaaatattaaatttatgcctcaaaacaaatgaccaacGAAGGATATTATCTAAGCTCAGAttcaatttgtaaataaaaaattatcaattttgaaaaacaaaataaattctaCCTAGAAAAGTACACAATTTTCCGATAAAGAACGAatatagaaaaggaaaataatgTATTTAGTTATGTATTAGCGAATAAGGTTTATCGTATAAAATATCGTCAAATTCATTTTTTATGCATATATCTGTTTATGTAATAATTTGTTGTTGGGAAAATTTATGTACTCTTGATTTATTCTTAATGAAATTGTTTGcggaaattatttttattaattttgaataaaGTTGAAAATACTCATTGCCAAAAATGTTAAGTCAacttaatataaaaacaaactaGGAATGTATAAGCCATTTTCGGTAAGATATATATTCTTAACTTTTACTATGATGTCAATCCTTATCTACTACTTCAATAACTCACATCCGCAGAATAACTCTTTATTTATTCACCTTCTCTGCATGCATTTGATTTGCCATATCAACCATCATGCTCTGGAACTGGTTCCAACTACGAAAA
It encodes the following:
- the LOC106450844 gene encoding F-box protein At3g59000-like → MDGVSNLPDEVLCHILSFLTTKEAALTSILAKRWRNLLAFVPSLTIDDHPVFLHPQYGKLYRREIIQSFTHFVDRVLTLQGSPLKKLSLKCPTVDDTARVDGWISNALARGVSDLDLTSGVSYQLSPKCSTLVKLKLNGWIDIALVGGGVSVSLPLLKTLALDSVGVCPKEFESLLRAMPSLEELILVNVGWRDRDVKVSSASLKTLTIELGRFINR
- the LOC106450843 gene encoding uncharacterized protein LOC106450843 isoform X1, encoding MAETLWIPKILLIALVLIPFGANSQCEFRFNRRNKVFDFNLASSVKNHPHGALSEDGFYRVEANSTVLWFQLCDLLIFNHDPPRCVGCQDCGGPSHCGTSCSALLSENVRGYDVCTSLGHASSSKVDVIDKEDPGKGIIVKMLAGSSNPNCSLSVSVICQKNKVDGPLTLTKSGTCDYATEMRHPSGCAVAISGHGSGWGLFSTLLIIILCLFGAYLLGGSLYRYFSLGIRGIEVIPNSDFWVTVPHRIQSCFGSLFQRFRGSSHGQQASYSRVN
- the LOC106450843 gene encoding uncharacterized protein LOC106450843 isoform X2 — encoded protein: MGFIEWKRTVPCFGFRLSSTSGLHFLCDLLIFNHDPPRCVGCQDCGGPSHCGTSCSALLSENVRGYDVCTSLGHASSSKVDVIDKEDPGKGIIVKMLAGSSNPNCSLSVSVICQKNKVDGPLTLTKSGTCDYATEMRHPSGCAVAISGHGSGWGLFSTLLIIILCLFGAYLLGGSLYRYFSLGIRGIEVIPNSDFWVTVPHRIQSCFGSLFQRFRGSSHGQQASYSRVN
- the LOC125609257 gene encoding eukaryotic translation initiation factor 2 subunit alpha homolog, producing MATPNLECRMYEAKYPEVDMAVMIQVKSIADMGAYVSLLEYNNTEGMILFSELSRRRIRSVSSLIKVGKIEPVMVLRVDKERGYIDLSKRRVSEEDIQTCEERYNKSKLVHSIMRHVAETLSLDLEDLYVNIGWPLYRKYGHAFEAFKVLVTDPDSVLGSLTREIKEVGLDGQEVTRVVPAVTEEVKEALVKNIRRRMTPQPMKIRADIELKCFQFDGVVHIKEAMRKAEAAGNDDCPVKIKLVAPPLYVLTTHTLDKDQGIKILDEAIVACTETIEKHKGKLVVKEAPRAVSERDDKMLTEHMAKLRMDNEEISGDEESGEEEEDTGMGDVDIDGGAGIIE
- the LOC106453389 gene encoding uncharacterized protein LOC106453389 isoform X1 → MCFVRGREAEAIKRFRVSELYDAAGNSRIRSTVHRNPPNSSPPEVRIRRHLSSLCELSLSLSLSLTSHFKPLSLLSDCCFVEGFEMQWQRICNESRFSPSSSSSSFACSLSLPLKLCFSSDQTPAVKSSGFPFYSPSPLPSLFKPSAASASSTPLRIFKRPFPPPSPAKHIRAFLARCNGSTNKPNKVTIPGNSGRWLPSPGPLSHQFEAESFSSSRDLRSANQVSSRRLSFSSSFSDGDHSFRRGGGGFEHAYSFVGMHCIFDQCKSSVTVLKFGHMSSDLLAYGASDGTLTVCSLSQEPSVLKQLTGHSKDVTCSIHSYCFLLSFFFPVSWVNTCLLL
- the LOC106453389 gene encoding uncharacterized protein LOC106453389 isoform X2, with the protein product MQWQRICNESRFSPSSSSSSFACSLSLPLKLCFSSDQTPAVKSSGFPFYSPSPLPSLFKPSAASASSTPLRIFKRPFPPPSPAKHIRAFLARCNGSTNKPNKVTIPGNSGRWLPSPGPLSHQFEAESFSSSRDLRSANQVSSRRLSFSSSFSDGDHSFRRGGGGFEHAYSFVGMHCIFDQCKSSVTVLKFGHMSSDLLAYGASDGTLTVCSLSQEPSVLKQLTGHSKDVTCSIHSYCFLLSFFFPVSWVNTCLLL